In Sandaracinaceae bacterium, one DNA window encodes the following:
- a CDS encoding insulinase family protein: MRSSAPRAARAALALMVVACVAQTAHAQVPNLPVLERRLDNGLRVLIQQDRRTPRVGVAIQYHVGFRTTPRGFRGLPHIVEHLMFTGSEHAPEGAAAYFEPAGGTAMNGVTSQDATTYYVELPARELDLALWIESDRMGYLITALDEAKVARERSVVLQEWRERVSGRASGWLTEVIQQQMYPVGHPYHLVGDDPNHVASIRLAHVQWFLQEYYVPNNATLAIVGDVDPARALASVERYFASIPPSRDPLETPARAVVRLSGSRFVDFEAPTHTDTLMLMWPTPPYLEEDDATLDVVAKLLDRRLESMIGGPLLSAGAHQASHHLASEFNIALSLEAGADPRPYLAMVDHYLTQLQTNTLRSESLPAYRDAASNWITGSYEGYDSRAMSLAMSPEGHVVAPFYLASRYSGLSGDDVRRVAAEWLPLDRRLVVHLRSVPDAPMGGRVSTPYPQVAQ, from the coding sequence ATGAGGAGCTCTGCCCCCCGAGCCGCGCGCGCCGCGCTGGCACTCATGGTCGTCGCGTGCGTGGCGCAGACCGCCCACGCCCAGGTGCCCAACCTGCCCGTGCTCGAGCGGCGCCTCGACAACGGCCTGCGCGTGCTCATCCAGCAAGACCGGCGCACGCCGCGCGTGGGCGTGGCCATCCAGTACCACGTGGGCTTTCGCACCACCCCGCGCGGCTTCCGCGGCCTGCCGCACATCGTGGAGCACCTCATGTTCACGGGCTCCGAGCACGCGCCCGAGGGGGCGGCGGCCTACTTCGAGCCGGCCGGCGGCACGGCCATGAACGGCGTCACCAGCCAGGACGCCACCACCTACTACGTGGAGCTGCCCGCCCGTGAGCTGGACCTCGCGCTCTGGATCGAGAGCGACCGCATGGGCTACTTGATCACCGCGCTCGACGAAGCGAAGGTGGCGCGTGAGCGCAGCGTGGTGCTGCAGGAGTGGCGTGAGCGCGTGAGCGGGCGCGCCAGCGGCTGGCTCACCGAGGTCATCCAGCAGCAGATGTACCCGGTGGGTCATCCGTATCACCTGGTGGGCGACGACCCCAACCACGTGGCCTCCATCCGCCTCGCGCACGTGCAGTGGTTCTTGCAGGAGTACTACGTGCCCAACAACGCCACGCTGGCCATCGTCGGCGACGTGGACCCGGCGCGCGCCCTCGCGAGCGTGGAGCGCTACTTCGCCTCCATCCCGCCCAGCCGGGATCCCCTCGAGACGCCCGCGCGCGCAGTGGTGCGCTTGAGCGGCTCCCGCTTCGTGGACTTCGAGGCGCCCACCCACACCGACACGCTCATGCTCATGTGGCCCACGCCGCCCTACCTCGAGGAAGACGACGCCACCCTCGATGTGGTGGCCAAGCTGCTGGACCGGCGGCTCGAGTCCATGATCGGCGGGCCGCTGCTGAGCGCGGGAGCGCACCAGGCCAGCCACCACCTGGCCTCCGAGTTCAACATCGCGCTCAGCCTAGAGGCGGGCGCCGACCCGCGGCCGTACCTCGCCATGGTGGATCACTACCTCACGCAGCTGCAGACCAACACGCTGCGCAGCGAGTCGCTGCCGGCCTACCGCGACGCCGCGTCCAACTGGATCACCGGCAGCTACGAGGGCTACGACAGCCGCGCCATGAGTCTGGCCATGAGCCCGGAGGGGCACGTGGTGGCGCCGTTCTACCTGGCGTCGCGCTACAGCGGCCTCAGTGGAGATGACGTTCGGCGCGTGGCCGCCGAGTGGCTGCCTCTCGACAGGCGCCTGGTGGTGCACCTGCGCAGCGTGCCCGACGCCCCCATGGGCGGGCGCGTCAGCACCCCCTACCCGCAGGTGGCCCAGTGA
- a CDS encoding FAD-binding oxidoreductase: MTPSDRNRGSTFRRGEPGYEAARRATCWNQRLADRFPDVIVQANDEAEVVTAMQRAAREGLKVGVRSGGHSWAGNHVRDGGMLLDVSRLRDVQVDTRNLRATAGPGCAGHELAETLRPHGLFFPAGHCKGVCIGGYLLQGGFGWHGRKLGLACMSVLGIDYVDAAGQRHHASPTENEDMYWAARGAGPGFFGVVTRFHVRVYERPRFMGMAMATYPLRDLERVFRWAHALGPSVPDSIELMLLLSRSTPGVRGPGISVLAPVFEDSCGAATRAASFMKQKPHGARLSMPLLPMPLDWMYRAVMHHYPAEHRYAVDNMWTHAPIDALLPGLERIGQTLPPAPSHMLWMNWSPPRDRPPMAFSLEDDTYIALYGVWKDAQHDAQVAPWAGERMREMAHLATGIQLADENLAQRPARFVADANLAKLDAVRALRDAPGRFHPWMGRP; the protein is encoded by the coding sequence ATGACGCCGAGCGACAGAAACCGAGGGAGCACCTTTCGACGCGGAGAGCCCGGCTACGAAGCCGCGCGCCGCGCCACCTGCTGGAACCAGCGGCTGGCCGACCGCTTCCCGGACGTGATCGTGCAGGCCAACGACGAGGCCGAGGTGGTGACCGCCATGCAGCGCGCCGCCCGCGAGGGTCTGAAAGTGGGCGTGCGCTCCGGAGGCCACAGCTGGGCCGGCAACCACGTGCGCGACGGCGGGATGCTGCTGGACGTGTCGCGCCTGCGGGACGTGCAGGTGGACACCCGCAACCTGCGCGCCACCGCCGGGCCGGGCTGCGCCGGGCACGAGCTGGCCGAGACGTTGCGCCCGCACGGGCTGTTCTTCCCTGCCGGGCACTGCAAGGGCGTGTGCATCGGCGGCTACCTGCTGCAGGGCGGGTTCGGCTGGCACGGCCGCAAGCTGGGCCTCGCGTGCATGAGCGTGCTGGGCATCGACTACGTGGACGCCGCGGGCCAGCGCCACCACGCGAGCCCCACCGAGAACGAGGACATGTACTGGGCCGCGCGCGGCGCCGGGCCGGGGTTCTTCGGCGTGGTCACGCGCTTCCACGTGCGCGTGTACGAGCGGCCGCGGTTCATGGGCATGGCCATGGCCACCTACCCGCTGCGCGACCTCGAGCGCGTGTTCCGCTGGGCACACGCGCTGGGGCCGAGCGTGCCGGACTCCATCGAGCTCATGCTGCTGCTGTCGCGCAGCACGCCGGGCGTGCGCGGCCCGGGTATCAGCGTGCTGGCGCCGGTCTTCGAGGACTCGTGTGGCGCCGCCACGCGTGCCGCGAGCTTCATGAAGCAGAAGCCCCACGGCGCGCGTCTGAGCATGCCCCTGCTGCCCATGCCGCTCGACTGGATGTACCGCGCGGTGATGCACCACTACCCGGCCGAGCACCGCTACGCCGTGGACAACATGTGGACCCACGCGCCCATCGACGCGCTGCTGCCGGGGCTCGAGCGCATCGGCCAGACGCTGCCGCCGGCGCCGTCACACATGCTGTGGATGAACTGGAGCCCGCCGCGCGACCGACCGCCCATGGCCTTCTCGCTCGAGGACGACACGTACATCGCGCTCTATGGCGTGTGGAAGGACGCGCAGCACGACGCGCAGGTGGCCCCGTGGGCAGGGGAGCGCATGCGGGAGATGGCGCACCTGGCCACCGGGATTCAGCTGGCGGACGAGAACCTGGCCCAGCGCCCTGCCCGCTTCGTGGCCGACGCGAACCTGGCGAAGCTGGACGCCGTGCGTGCGCTGCGCGACGCCCCCGGCCGCTTCCACCCGTGGATGGGCCGGCCATGA